A genomic region of Friedmanniella luteola contains the following coding sequences:
- a CDS encoding ABC transporter substrate-binding protein, with product MALNRRQILMGGLGLGAAAGLSSCAGLTGKSSSDTPSSSSSGSGAALQAELTFVNWSGDAEKKAFDAVIKAFQTANPGITVKTETVPYASVQTNLDSRFQAGNPPDLFRVSYIDIGQYTSQDVLLDVSGTFDQAKVDAFVPGLWQGVVYDGKPYGVPHQIDTTAILYRKDSFEAAGITNIPTGLDDAWTWEEFVEANRKLAAIVKGKQSPFIYDWQSAGAYRWLNWLFQAGGNALGEDLRSPAIDSDQGRKAVEFTQSFFTNEWVPRNSSVKSATYPDSVFIAGTVAMAFAGDFLLPGIETGVKGKFEYGALPMPRDVNAASDLGGNAIVAAKDGKNTEAAARFLEFIVTEEQQRTFCEATGELPTLNALTTSELDFAVRPELMKTFVEQATTITPEQVRQVTVPQFAQINTALQAELEKAFLGGASAADTTAALAAAIEKAAP from the coding sequence ATGGCGTTGAACCGTCGACAGATCCTGATGGGCGGCCTCGGCCTCGGTGCCGCGGCGGGACTCAGCTCCTGCGCCGGCCTGACGGGGAAGTCCTCCAGTGACACCCCCAGCAGCTCCAGCTCCGGCTCGGGTGCAGCCCTGCAGGCGGAGCTGACCTTCGTCAACTGGTCCGGCGACGCCGAGAAGAAGGCGTTCGACGCCGTCATCAAGGCGTTCCAGACGGCCAACCCCGGCATCACCGTCAAGACCGAGACGGTCCCCTACGCCAGCGTCCAGACCAACCTGGACTCCCGGTTCCAGGCGGGCAACCCGCCGGACCTGTTCCGGGTCTCCTACATCGACATCGGCCAGTACACGAGCCAGGACGTCCTCCTCGACGTCTCCGGCACCTTCGACCAGGCGAAGGTCGACGCGTTCGTGCCCGGCCTGTGGCAGGGCGTCGTCTACGACGGCAAGCCCTACGGTGTGCCGCACCAGATCGACACCACCGCGATCCTCTACCGCAAGGACTCCTTCGAGGCCGCCGGCATCACCAACATCCCGACCGGCCTCGACGACGCCTGGACCTGGGAGGAGTTCGTCGAGGCGAACCGCAAGCTCGCCGCCATCGTCAAGGGCAAGCAGAGCCCCTTCATCTACGACTGGCAGAGCGCGGGCGCCTACCGCTGGCTCAACTGGCTGTTCCAGGCCGGCGGCAACGCCCTCGGCGAGGACCTCCGCTCCCCGGCCATCGACTCCGACCAGGGTCGCAAGGCCGTCGAGTTCACCCAGAGCTTCTTCACCAACGAGTGGGTGCCCCGCAACAGCTCGGTGAAGTCCGCGACCTACCCCGACTCCGTCTTCATCGCGGGGACGGTGGCCATGGCCTTCGCGGGCGACTTCCTCCTGCCCGGGATCGAGACGGGCGTCAAGGGCAAGTTCGAGTACGGCGCCCTCCCGATGCCCCGTGACGTCAACGCGGCCAGCGACCTGGGCGGCAACGCCATCGTCGCCGCCAAGGACGGCAAGAACACCGAGGCCGCCGCCCGCTTCCTCGAGTTCATCGTGACCGAGGAGCAGCAGCGGACGTTCTGCGAGGCGACCGGGGAGCTGCCGACCCTGAACGCGCTGACCACCAGCGAGCTGGACTTCGCGGTCCGACCCGAGCTGATGAAGACCTTCGTCGAGCAGGCCACCACCATCACCCCCGAGCAGGTCCGCCAGGTCACCGTGCCCCAGTTCGCCCAGATCAACACGGCCCTGCAGGCCGAGCTGGAGAAGGCCTTCCTCGGCGGCGCCTCGGCGGCCGACACCACGGCGGCCCTCGCGGCCGCCATCGAGAAGGCCGCGCCGTGA
- a CDS encoding carbohydrate ABC transporter permease: protein MTAVSALPATSPPAGARTRRRRPRWDRSAVAFLAPALLLAVGFLIVPMVAAFVYSSAKIAPLSGRITWLGFENYATMLSDPVFYRSLVNTALFMIITVPLSMAVGLALAVLMNSVLPGRKVVRTIIYLPLVISGVAVGLIGTFLFNETIGVFNGLATSLGLPNAAWQSSGVPAFASLVLITLWIRVGFTMIIYLAGLQAVPQELYESASVEGASAWQSFRFITFPLLGPSTFFLLIMNVIYSFQVFDTVFVLTNGGPGVATEVLGTYAYKTAFGPARDQGYGAAIGVVIFFLTLIFTIVQWRTNRNRDETA, encoded by the coding sequence GTGACAGCGGTCTCGGCGCTGCCGGCGACGTCGCCCCCCGCCGGAGCGCGGACCCGGCGTCGGCGGCCGCGCTGGGACCGGTCCGCCGTCGCGTTCCTGGCTCCGGCCCTGCTGCTGGCCGTCGGCTTCCTGATCGTGCCGATGGTGGCGGCGTTCGTGTACTCCAGCGCCAAGATCGCGCCGCTGAGCGGCCGCATCACCTGGTTGGGGTTCGAGAACTACGCGACGATGCTCAGCGACCCGGTGTTCTACCGCTCGCTGGTCAACACCGCGCTGTTCATGATCATCACCGTGCCGCTCAGCATGGCGGTCGGGCTGGCGCTGGCCGTGCTGATGAACTCCGTGCTGCCGGGCCGCAAGGTCGTCCGGACGATCATCTACCTGCCGCTGGTGATCTCCGGGGTGGCCGTCGGCCTGATCGGCACCTTCCTGTTCAACGAGACCATCGGCGTCTTCAACGGCCTCGCCACCTCGCTCGGCCTGCCCAACGCGGCCTGGCAGTCGAGCGGGGTCCCCGCCTTCGCGTCGCTCGTCCTGATCACGCTGTGGATCCGCGTCGGCTTCACCATGATCATCTACCTGGCCGGTCTGCAGGCCGTCCCGCAGGAGCTCTACGAGTCCGCCTCGGTGGAGGGCGCCTCGGCGTGGCAGAGCTTCCGCTTCATCACGTTCCCGCTGCTCGGACCGTCGACGTTCTTCCTGCTGATCATGAACGTCATCTACTCGTTCCAGGTGTTCGACACCGTCTTCGTGCTCACCAACGGCGGCCCGGGCGTGGCGACCGAGGTGCTCGGCACCTACGCCTACAAGACCGCCTTCGGACCGGCCCGCGACCAGGGCTACGGCGCCGCGATCGGCGTCGTGATCTTCTTCCTCACGCTGATCTTCACGATCGTGCAGTGGCGTACCAACCGCAACCGGGACGAGACCGCCTGA
- a CDS encoding TadE/TadG family type IV pilus assembly protein, producing MNPHSNLQVLRRPARRRRWRLQVERGSAAIETVLIVPAFLLFVLLIIYAGRVAVTRQAVQAAAAEAARSASLARNPGQAQSAGAGGAASSLHNQHLSCRSQQVRVDASGFAAPVGTPAKVTATVICAVDLSNLTLPGLPGTRTITATMTSPIDTYRERG from the coding sequence ATGAACCCGCATTCCAACCTGCAAGTTCTCCGTCGGCCCGCCCGACGGCGGCGGTGGCGGCTGCAGGTTGAGCGCGGCTCGGCGGCGATCGAGACGGTGCTGATCGTGCCGGCGTTCCTGCTGTTCGTGCTGCTCATCATCTACGCCGGCCGGGTCGCGGTCACCCGCCAAGCCGTCCAAGCCGCCGCCGCGGAAGCCGCCCGATCCGCCTCCCTCGCCCGCAACCCAGGCCAGGCGCAGTCGGCCGGCGCCGGCGGAGCCGCTAGCAGCCTCCACAACCAGCACCTCAGCTGCCGGTCCCAGCAGGTCCGCGTGGACGCCTCAGGTTTCGCCGCCCCAGTCGGCACCCCGGCCAAGGTGACCGCCACCGTCATCTGCGCCGTCGACCTCTCCAACCTGACCCTGCCCGGGCTGCCCGGCACCCGCACCATCACCGCCACCATGACCTCCCCGATCGACACCTACCGGGAACGGGGCTGA
- a CDS encoding carbohydrate ABC transporter permease: MAITAPRALAPTRVEVDRRPVPTGRRGRSRVGLVVRIVLAAVTAVVMAFPLWIMLTTAFSGQQTFDASVSVVPRTFSLANFTRVLDAWPVGLWFGNSVVITGITTVLTVVVSVLAGYAFAKLVFPLKNVLFLVMLATMMIPTQAILVPQFRIVNGLGLIGTFWAVIIPGAAATFGIFLARQFMLAIPNELMEAAKLDGAGSLRIFWSIVLPLCKPLLAVLTLLALMYQWNDFLWPLIALKDPDLYTLPIGLQFLQGQYQTDYGALMAMTLIAVAPLVVLFLAFQRFFVQGLATTGIR; the protein is encoded by the coding sequence ATGGCCATCACCGCACCCCGCGCCCTGGCGCCCACCCGCGTCGAGGTCGACCGCCGACCGGTCCCGACCGGCCGTCGCGGCCGTTCCAGGGTGGGTCTGGTCGTCCGCATCGTGCTGGCCGCGGTCACGGCCGTGGTCATGGCGTTCCCCCTGTGGATCATGCTCACCACGGCCTTCTCGGGCCAGCAGACCTTCGACGCCAGCGTCAGCGTCGTCCCGCGGACCTTCTCCCTGGCCAACTTCACGCGTGTGCTGGACGCCTGGCCGGTCGGCCTGTGGTTCGGCAACTCCGTGGTGATCACCGGGATCACCACGGTGCTCACCGTCGTGGTCAGCGTGCTGGCGGGCTACGCGTTCGCGAAGCTGGTGTTCCCGCTCAAGAACGTGCTGTTCCTGGTCATGCTGGCCACGATGATGATCCCGACGCAGGCGATCCTGGTGCCGCAGTTCCGGATCGTCAACGGGCTCGGCCTGATCGGCACCTTCTGGGCGGTGATCATCCCCGGGGCGGCCGCGACCTTCGGCATCTTCCTGGCCCGCCAGTTCATGCTCGCCATCCCGAACGAGCTGATGGAGGCGGCCAAGCTGGACGGTGCGGGCAGCCTGCGGATCTTCTGGAGCATCGTGCTGCCGCTGTGCAAGCCGTTGCTGGCCGTGCTGACCCTGCTGGCGCTGATGTACCAGTGGAACGACTTCCTCTGGCCGTTGATCGCGCTCAAGGACCCGGACCTGTACACCCTGCCGATCGGGTTGCAGTTCCTGCAGGGGCAGTACCAGACCGACTACGGCGCGCTGATGGCGATGACGTTGATCGCCGTCGCGCCCCTGGTGGTGCTGTTCCTGGCCTTCCAGCGGTTCTTCGTCCAGGGTCTCGCCACCACCGGCATCCGCTGA
- a CDS encoding CpaF family protein — protein sequence MTQLPSWAAPHAAVDTASGPGGVDWSMVAVLRAQASERLSAALGEDRTRLDRSAQQELGRAIILELLQAEAGDRLSAGEPAWPLAVQDRLGEAVFHALFGLGRLQPLVDDDRIENIIITGHDRVWLERTDGRTVAGEPVADSDAELVDFLVFLASRSEVNARPFSPAVPRLHLRLDGGARLAASAWVTPRPSVVIRRHRLQSVTLADLVHRGTLSAVAASFLAAAVKARLSIVVAGPQGAGKTTLVRALCAEIPPWEAIGTFETEYELHLHEMSDRHPIVHAWEARPGSGERGPDGRQAGEFTLDEALYDSFRFNLSRQIVGEVRGREILAMIKAMESGAGSISTTHARHGEAALRKLVTCAMEAGAHVTHDYATRAVAENIDLVVQLHLSTQPTGSGGFRRDRWLAEILAVTPGERDRGYATTHVFRPAAGQPAVAGVLPDEYRSLEQYGFDLPTFYAEAGGGTL from the coding sequence GTGACCCAGCTGCCGTCGTGGGCGGCGCCGCACGCCGCTGTCGATACGGCTTCCGGTCCGGGTGGGGTGGATTGGTCGATGGTGGCGGTGTTGCGGGCCCAGGCGTCGGAGCGGTTGTCGGCGGCGTTAGGGGAGGACCGGACGCGTCTGGACCGGTCGGCGCAACAGGAGCTGGGCCGGGCGATCATTCTGGAGCTGCTGCAGGCCGAAGCCGGGGATCGGCTGTCCGCCGGGGAGCCGGCCTGGCCGCTGGCAGTGCAGGACCGGTTGGGGGAGGCGGTGTTCCATGCCCTGTTTGGGCTGGGCCGGCTACAGCCGTTGGTGGACGACGACCGGATCGAGAACATCATCATCACCGGCCATGACCGGGTGTGGCTGGAGCGCACGGACGGCCGCACCGTGGCGGGGGAGCCGGTCGCCGACTCCGACGCTGAGCTGGTCGACTTCCTGGTCTTCTTGGCGTCGCGGTCGGAGGTGAACGCTCGTCCGTTCTCCCCGGCGGTGCCGCGGCTGCATCTGCGGTTGGACGGCGGCGCCCGGCTGGCGGCGTCGGCCTGGGTGACACCACGTCCGTCGGTGGTGATCCGCCGCCACCGGCTGCAGTCGGTGACGTTGGCTGATCTGGTCCACCGCGGAACCTTGTCTGCAGTGGCCGCCTCGTTCTTGGCGGCGGCAGTGAAGGCGCGTCTGTCCATCGTGGTGGCGGGCCCGCAGGGCGCGGGGAAGACGACGTTAGTGCGGGCGTTGTGTGCGGAGATTCCGCCGTGGGAAGCGATCGGCACCTTTGAGACCGAGTACGAGCTGCACCTGCACGAGATGTCGGACCGGCATCCGATCGTGCACGCGTGGGAGGCGCGGCCGGGGTCGGGCGAACGCGGCCCGGACGGCCGCCAGGCCGGGGAGTTCACCCTGGATGAGGCGCTGTATGACTCGTTCCGGTTCAACCTGTCCCGCCAGATCGTCGGCGAGGTGAGGGGCCGGGAAATCCTGGCGATGATCAAGGCGATGGAGTCCGGTGCCGGGTCGATCTCCACCACCCACGCCCGCCACGGCGAGGCCGCGTTGCGGAAGCTGGTCACCTGCGCCATGGAGGCCGGTGCGCATGTCACCCACGACTACGCCACCCGGGCGGTCGCGGAGAACATCGACCTGGTCGTTCAGCTGCACCTGAGTACCCAGCCCACCGGTAGCGGCGGGTTCCGACGGGACCGGTGGCTGGCCGAGATCCTGGCTGTCACTCCGGGGGAACGCGACCGGGGGTACGCCACCACCCACGTGTTCCGGCCCGCTGCCGGCCAACCCGCTGTCGCGGGGGTGCTGCCGGATGAGTACCGGAGCCTCGAGCAGTACGGCTTCGACCTGCCCACCTTCTACGCCGAGGCCGGCGGGGGAACGCTGTGA
- a CDS encoding type II secretion system F family protein produces the protein MTPLLAAVGGAVTVAGLLGLVAGLRRTPERPPPPHRRRAGPVQRWRRVSPRTRWLLVVGLAAGVLVALLTGWLVAVVLVPAAVAGLPVLLSAPPAGARIARLEAMEEWTRSLAGVLTVGIGLEEALLATLRSTPEPIRAEVARLVARLRARWSTEEALRLFADELDDTTGDLIAANLILGARRRGFGLASVLESLAESVAADVRARRAIEADRAKPRATARWVTAITVVVLAVLAVTGTYVRPYATPLGQLLLITLLGAYVGVLVWMRRMATGHPLPRFLGAHAHSSAGWGVAR, from the coding sequence GTGACGCCGCTGCTCGCCGCGGTCGGGGGCGCGGTGACCGTGGCCGGCCTGCTTGGCCTGGTCGCCGGTCTCCGCCGCACCCCCGAACGACCACCCCCACCCCACCGGCGGCGGGCCGGACCGGTCCAGCGGTGGCGGCGGGTCAGCCCGCGCACCCGCTGGCTGCTGGTCGTGGGCCTGGCCGCTGGTGTGCTGGTCGCCTTGTTGACGGGGTGGTTGGTGGCGGTGGTGTTGGTGCCGGCGGCGGTGGCCGGGTTGCCGGTGCTGCTGTCGGCGCCGCCGGCGGGGGCGAGGATCGCCCGGTTGGAGGCGATGGAGGAGTGGACCCGCTCGTTGGCGGGGGTGCTGACGGTCGGGATCGGGTTGGAGGAGGCCCTGCTCGCGACGTTGCGGTCGACGCCGGAGCCGATCCGGGCGGAGGTGGCCCGGCTGGTGGCCCGGTTGCGGGCCCGCTGGTCGACCGAGGAGGCGCTGCGGCTGTTCGCCGACGAGCTCGACGACACCACCGGTGACCTGATCGCCGCCAACCTGATCTTGGGGGCTCGCCGTCGGGGGTTCGGGTTGGCGTCGGTGCTGGAGAGCCTCGCCGAGTCCGTCGCGGCGGACGTCCGGGCCCGGCGGGCGATCGAGGCCGACCGGGCCAAACCTCGGGCGACCGCCCGCTGGGTCACCGCTATCACCGTCGTCGTCCTTGCCGTGTTGGCGGTCACCGGCACCTACGTCCGCCCCTACGCCACCCCGCTCGGCCAGCTGCTGCTCATCACCCTCCTCGGCGCCTACGTCGGGGTGCTGGTGTGGATGCGGCGGATGGCCACCGGCCACCCGCTGCCCCGGTTCCTCGGCGCCCACGCCCACAGCTCGGCCGGCTGGGGGGTGGCGCGGTGA
- a CDS encoding SAF domain-containing protein, producing MAVGALVSAYAYTSTSNADEVLAVTSTVHRGEVIDRTDVTAVRVGVDPALRTVGADQLDRVVGQRAATDLPAGGLVTDEAIAAAVVPGRDLSVVGVGLPPALLPGEPLRAGDRVRVVATPGDQGEVTAKEPRTIAATVVGVHGSEDTGQLVVDVQVPFDDAAELAARAATGKVALVLDSRER from the coding sequence GTGGCAGTGGGGGCGCTGGTGTCGGCCTACGCGTACACCTCGACCAGCAACGCCGATGAGGTGTTGGCGGTGACGTCGACGGTTCACCGCGGTGAGGTGATCGACCGCACCGATGTGACGGCGGTGCGGGTCGGGGTCGACCCGGCCCTCCGCACGGTCGGAGCCGACCAGCTGGACCGGGTGGTGGGTCAGCGGGCCGCGACGGATCTGCCGGCGGGCGGGCTGGTCACCGACGAAGCCATCGCCGCAGCGGTGGTGCCGGGCCGGGACCTGTCGGTGGTGGGGGTGGGACTGCCGCCGGCGTTGTTGCCGGGGGAGCCGTTGCGGGCGGGCGACCGGGTGCGGGTGGTGGCCACACCGGGCGACCAGGGCGAGGTGACGGCGAAGGAGCCGCGGACGATCGCCGCGACGGTGGTCGGGGTGCACGGCAGCGAGGACACCGGGCAGCTGGTGGTGGATGTGCAGGTGCCCTTTGATGACGCCGCTGAGCTGGCGGCCCGGGCAGCGACCGGCAAGGTTGCGCTGGTGCTGGACTCGCGGGAGCGCTGA
- a CDS encoding PRC-barrel domain-containing protein: MFDVDDIREWRGQSVVDQEGSKIGSLEGVYFDTSTDEAVFATVKVGLVGGGRLVFVPLIGARVAPKHIRVMTDKKLAKDAPSIDTDGELESAAEPGIYSYYGLAYERGAGGERRLGRR, translated from the coding sequence GTGTTCGACGTGGACGACATCCGCGAGTGGCGCGGGCAGAGCGTGGTCGACCAGGAGGGCTCCAAGATCGGGAGCCTGGAGGGCGTCTACTTCGACACCTCGACCGACGAGGCGGTGTTCGCCACGGTCAAGGTGGGTCTGGTCGGCGGGGGCCGGCTCGTCTTCGTGCCGCTGATCGGTGCCCGGGTGGCGCCCAAGCACATCCGGGTGATGACGGACAAGAAGCTGGCCAAGGACGCGCCCTCGATCGACACCGACGGCGAGCTCGAGTCGGCGGCCGAGCCGGGCATCTACTCCTACTACGGCCTGGCCTACGAGCGCGGCGCCGGCGGCGAGCGCCGCCTCGGTCGCCGCTGA
- a CDS encoding type II secretion system F family protein: MTGLQLALVGGALLGLGVALLLARLVPAHPDLRDTLDRLSPTPTRTPTDVAAAAAGSGAVLGQERLGVWALGAFPPAVWVRTPVRELAVLRIPVARFYGEKVLFALIGLTIPALLSGLFVLLGFRVPFGVPVAGTVLLAVGMFFLPDYNVRDDALKARAEFARALGAYVDLVALERNSGSGARQAMEVAADIGDSWVFRRLGEELARSRWSGQAPWEALHTLADELGLPELADLADIMRLSGEEGAQVYANLRARSASMRSAMLNAELTKANEIGERMSFPMSILGVIFLALLVTPALLRLLGGT, translated from the coding sequence GTGACCGGCCTGCAGCTCGCCTTGGTCGGCGGAGCGCTGCTCGGCCTCGGTGTCGCGCTGCTCCTGGCCCGGCTGGTCCCGGCCCACCCCGACCTCCGCGACACCCTCGACCGGCTCTCACCCACCCCCACCCGAACCCCAACCGACGTAGCCGCGGCTGCTGCAGGTTCGGGGGCGGTGTTGGGGCAGGAGCGGCTGGGGGTGTGGGCGCTGGGTGCGTTCCCGCCGGCGGTGTGGGTGCGTACCCCGGTCCGGGAGCTGGCGGTGCTGCGGATCCCGGTCGCCCGCTTCTACGGGGAGAAGGTGCTGTTCGCCCTCATCGGGCTGACCATCCCGGCGTTGCTGTCCGGGCTGTTCGTGCTGCTGGGTTTCCGGGTGCCGTTCGGGGTGCCGGTGGCAGGGACGGTGTTGTTGGCGGTCGGAATGTTCTTCCTGCCTGACTACAACGTCCGCGACGACGCCTTGAAGGCGCGGGCGGAGTTCGCTCGGGCGCTCGGCGCCTACGTCGACCTGGTGGCGCTGGAACGGAACAGCGGCTCCGGCGCCCGACAGGCGATGGAGGTGGCCGCCGACATCGGCGACTCCTGGGTGTTCCGCCGGCTGGGGGAGGAGCTGGCCCGCAGCCGCTGGTCCGGCCAGGCGCCGTGGGAGGCCCTGCACACCCTCGCCGACGAGCTGGGACTGCCCGAACTCGCCGATCTCGCGGACATCATGCGCCTGTCGGGGGAGGAGGGCGCCCAGGTGTACGCGAACCTCCGCGCCCGCTCCGCCAGCATGCGCTCGGCCATGCTCAACGCCGAACTGACCAAGGCCAACGAGATCGGCGAACGCATGTCGTTCCCGATGAGCATCCTCGGCGTCATCTTCCTCGCCCTCCTCGTCACCCCCGCCCTGCTCCGCCTCCTCGGCGGAACCTGA
- a CDS encoding TadE/TadG family type IV pilus assembly protein produces MRLRGERGSASLQLAVLLPVLFGVMFLGLQASLIYHARTVAIAAAAQGARAAALEGGTPGDGALAAADFVAQAGGNDVLENAAVTAGRSGGAATVTVTVTGTALTVLPGWHPQVRQSATLPAERITTG; encoded by the coding sequence GTGCGGCTGCGGGGGGAGCGGGGTTCGGCGTCGCTGCAGCTGGCGGTGCTGCTGCCGGTGCTGTTCGGGGTGATGTTCCTCGGCCTGCAGGCGTCCCTGATCTACCACGCCCGCACCGTCGCGATCGCCGCCGCCGCCCAGGGCGCGCGCGCGGCCGCCCTCGAGGGCGGCACCCCCGGTGACGGGGCCTTGGCCGCCGCCGACTTCGTCGCCCAGGCCGGCGGCAACGACGTCCTCGAGAACGCGGCGGTCACCGCCGGCCGCTCCGGCGGTGCAGCGACCGTCACCGTGACGGTGACCGGGACCGCCCTGACCGTGCTGCCCGGCTGGCACCCCCAGGTCCGGCAGAGCGCCACCCTGCCCGCCGAGAGGATCACCACCGGATGA
- a CDS encoding group II truncated hemoglobin — MAASIYERAGGQPAFLALARAHHARCLADPELNHPFSHGDLDPEHVERLGAYWAEVLGGPSTFSGGLGDHATVLRRHAGHGDMSDLGRRFVACFVAAADDAGLPADPELRAALRAYLEWAVADVLDHEQEADIPPQLPVPRWTWDGLSPA; from the coding sequence GTGGCGGCGTCGATCTACGAGCGTGCCGGCGGCCAGCCGGCCTTCCTCGCCCTGGCCCGGGCCCACCACGCGCGCTGCCTGGCCGACCCCGAGCTGAACCACCCGTTCAGCCACGGTGACCTCGACCCGGAGCACGTCGAACGGCTGGGCGCCTACTGGGCCGAGGTGCTGGGCGGCCCCTCGACGTTCTCCGGCGGGCTCGGCGACCACGCCACCGTGCTGCGGCGGCACGCCGGCCACGGTGACATGAGCGACCTGGGGCGTCGCTTCGTCGCCTGCTTCGTGGCGGCGGCCGACGACGCGGGCCTGCCCGCCGACCCGGAGCTGCGCGCCGCCCTCCGCGCCTACCTGGAGTGGGCCGTCGCCGACGTCCTCGACCACGAGCAGGAGGCGGACATCCCGCCCCAGCTCCCCGTGCCGCGCTGGACCTGGGACGGGCTCAGCCCGGCGTGA
- a CDS encoding tyrosine-type recombinase/integrase, with protein sequence MTTRSARAAKPGPEVAADPDALPVLLGDWQVHLRARNISPATIDSYLRVGRAFCAFLVANGMPVRARHVSRDHVESYLAAMFERRAHNREGTVRPATVAKHYRSLQQLFRWLVDDGEIDRSPMERMRPPAVPEQPVPIVPDAHLEALLATCKGNTFENRRDLAIIRLFLDTGMRAGELAGLTVDDLDQEESTAYVLGKGGRHRACPYGAKTADALRRYIRARRAHPYENLRALWLGRVGPMTDNAIRQMIDRRTDDAGIPHINPHRFRHTFAHKWLADGGQENDLMRLAGWRSREMVGRYGASAADERARAEHRRRAIGDRL encoded by the coding sequence ATGACGACCAGGTCTGCTCGTGCGGCGAAACCGGGTCCGGAGGTCGCGGCGGACCCCGATGCGCTCCCCGTTCTGCTCGGTGACTGGCAGGTGCATCTGCGGGCGCGGAACATCAGCCCGGCCACCATCGACTCCTACCTGCGGGTGGGCCGGGCCTTCTGCGCCTTCCTGGTGGCGAACGGCATGCCTGTCCGCGCTCGTCACGTGAGCCGGGACCACGTGGAGAGCTACCTGGCCGCGATGTTCGAGCGCCGGGCGCACAACCGCGAGGGCACGGTTCGTCCCGCGACCGTGGCCAAGCACTACCGATCGTTGCAGCAGCTGTTCCGGTGGCTCGTCGACGACGGTGAGATCGACCGCTCACCGATGGAGCGAATGCGGCCGCCCGCCGTCCCCGAGCAGCCCGTTCCCATCGTCCCCGACGCGCACCTGGAGGCTCTTCTCGCCACCTGCAAGGGCAACACGTTCGAGAACCGGCGGGACCTGGCGATCATCCGGCTCTTCCTCGACACCGGCATGCGGGCCGGTGAGCTCGCCGGCCTGACGGTGGACGACCTCGACCAGGAAGAATCCACGGCCTACGTCCTGGGCAAGGGCGGGCGTCACCGGGCCTGTCCCTACGGAGCGAAGACCGCCGACGCCCTGCGTCGCTACATCCGGGCCCGCCGAGCGCACCCGTACGAGAACCTGCGAGCGCTGTGGCTCGGGCGGGTCGGGCCGATGACCGACAACGCGATCCGGCAGATGATCGACCGCCGCACTGACGACGCAGGGATACCGCACATCAACCCGCACCGGTTCCGGCACACCTTCGCCCACAAGTGGCTCGCTGATGGCGGCCAGGAGAACGACCTGATGCGGCTCGCCGGCTGGCGCTCCCGGGAGATGGTGGGTCGCTACGGCGCCAGTGCCGCCGACGAGCGGGCGCGTGCTGAGCACCGCCGGCGGGCCATCGGTGATCGGCTGTAG
- a CDS encoding GNAT family N-acetyltransferase has product MDGGTVRDATPGDAAACAAVYAPYVLDSSTTFELVPPTVPEMAGRIAAAQARHAWLVLERADVVVGYAYGGPFKARPAYRWACEVSVYLAPDQRGAGGGRALYTALLDRLTGRGYRTAAAGMTQPNEASAALHRALGFTTVGTFRRVGWKHGRWHDVTWAQCDLGAHHDPPEEPR; this is encoded by the coding sequence GTGGACGGTGGGACGGTGCGGGACGCGACACCCGGCGACGCGGCGGCGTGCGCGGCCGTCTACGCCCCCTACGTCCTGGACTCCTCGACCACGTTCGAGCTGGTGCCGCCCACCGTCCCCGAGATGGCCGGCCGGATCGCGGCGGCCCAGGCCCGGCACGCGTGGTTGGTGCTCGAGCGCGCCGACGTGGTGGTCGGCTACGCCTACGGCGGCCCGTTCAAGGCCCGGCCGGCCTACCGGTGGGCCTGCGAGGTGAGCGTCTACCTGGCGCCGGACCAGCGGGGCGCCGGCGGCGGCCGGGCGCTCTACACCGCGCTGCTCGACCGGCTCACCGGACGGGGCTACCGGACGGCGGCCGCCGGCATGACCCAGCCGAACGAGGCCAGTGCCGCGCTGCACCGCGCTCTCGGCTTCACCACGGTGGGCACCTTCCGCCGGGTCGGCTGGAAGCACGGCCGCTGGCACGACGTCACCTGGGCGCAGTGCGACCTCGGGGCCCACCACGACCCTCCCGAGGAGCCTCGCTGA